The genomic DNA GGCCCGAGGCCGCGACGATGTGCACACCATGTTCTGCGGCAAGTCTGACATGCAGCGCATCCGCAGCGTCCAGCCGGTCGGACACCGCAAAAAGCGATGCCTCGAGATTGCCCGCCACGTCGAGCCCCGAAAGCGTGGCAAGCTCCATAGCGCCGTATTCCGGGAAGACAAGCAGGTCCGCCCCCGATGCGGCGGCCCGGGCAACCCAATCGGCGATCTTGTCTTCAAACTGCGCCCAGGAAGACAAAACATCGAGCGGATAGGCAGCGGTGGCGATCTTCATGGCGGCGGGCTCCTCGTTTGCAGGCCACTTTGCGCTGCCCGCGCGGCGGCGACAAGGCGGGTCATGGCCAATGGCGTCCGCAAGCGGTTGACGCGCGGCTTTCAAAATTCCAAAACTGTGCGTTGACGAAATACCGGGGAAGACAGCATGCAAATCAAGGGGATCAGCCTGCGCGGCCTCGAAGTATTCGAAGCGCTTGCACGCAATGGGTCAGTGGCCCAGGCAGCACAGGACACCGGGCTGAGCCAGCCTGCCGTCAGCCAACAAATGCGAAATCTTGAAAACGCGCTGGGCAATACGCTTGTCGATCATTCCCGTCGTCCGATGCGTCTCACCCCGGCGGGCAAGAGTTTTTTGCGCCGTGCGACGGCCGCATTGTCCGAATTGCGGCTGGCCACTGCCGAAGTCAGCGTCATGGATCTTGCGCACCTCAAGGATCTCAGCCTCGGCATCATCGATGATTTCGATGACGATATCACCCCGCGGCTTGCCCTGATCCTCGCGGAAAACCTTCAGGGGTGCCGGTTCAAGATGATCACGGCCAGCAGCCACGACCTGATCCAGTCTGTCCATGACGACGCGCTGCATATGGCGATTTCGGCGTCCAACGGCGAACGCCACGACAAGATCAAGGAACACAAGCTCGCCCGCGATCCGTTTATCCTTGTGGCCTCCTCCGATGCGCCGGTGACGCCCGATGCGATGCTGCGCGGCACGGGCGCGCTGCCCTTTCTGCGCTACAGTCAGGACCAATTGATCGCGCGCCAGATCGAAAGCTATCTCAAGCTTGAGGGGGCAACCCTGCCCGCACGGTTCGA from Sulfitobacter sp. S190 includes the following:
- a CDS encoding LysR family transcriptional regulator; protein product: MQIKGISLRGLEVFEALARNGSVAQAAQDTGLSQPAVSQQMRNLENALGNTLVDHSRRPMRLTPAGKSFLRRATAALSELRLATAEVSVMDLAHLKDLSLGIIDDFDDDITPRLALILAENLQGCRFKMITASSHDLIQSVHDDALHMAISASNGERHDKIKEHKLARDPFILVASSDAPVTPDAMLRGTGALPFLRYSQDQLIARQIESYLKLEGATLPARFEIGSHLALMAMVAQGIGWTITTPLGFMRAARFHDRIAAHPLPGAGAARQISLYAGADWSDEVPSDIAQAMRGLMERRIVAPAVDKMPWLDGEFHLL